One Haloarchaeobius amylolyticus genomic window, GCGTCGCGTTGACGGCCCTCCGGGGGTCGTCCCAGGAGTCACCGGGGATGCTCACGCCATCGAGGTCCTGTATCTCGACCAGCGCCTTGTCCCACTCGTCGGGGGTGGGCTGGGGGTGGACGCGGTACATCGCCTCGACGCCGCGGTTCCACATGAGGACGTGCGTGACGGCCTTGTTCGCCTTCAGCATGCACTCCTCGATGATGGTGTGGGCGCGGTCGCGGCGGGGGTTCAGGACGAGCGAGCCGTCCTCCTTGCGCTGCTCGTGGAGGCGGTCGGCCACGTCGAAGACGAGCGAGATCTCGTCGTGGAGGGCGGCGTCCTCCTCGTCGAGGCGCTTCTCGGTCTGGGTGTAGGTCAGGCGCTCGTCGGAGTGGATGACCGATTTGTAGATGTCTATCTCGTCGTAGGAGAGGGTCTCCTTGTCGAGTTCCATCTCGACGGTGTGGGCGAGGCGGTCCTCGTTGGGGACCAGCGAGCAGACCGTCTCGGCGAGCATCGGCGGCAGCATGTGGATGGTGTAGGCGGGGAGGTAGACGGTGTTCCCGCGCTCGACGGCCTCCTCCCACATCGCGCTCTCGGGATGGACGTAGTGGGTCACGTCGGCGATGTGGACCCACAGCGTGTACGTCTCCTCGTTCTCGCGGATGGAGATGGCGTCGTCGAAGTCCTGGGCGTCGACCGGGTCGGTCGTCCACGTCGTCAGGTCGCGCAGGTCCTCGCGCTCGTCGAGTTCGTCCTGTATCTCCTGCTGGACGTCGGTGGTGCGTTCCTCGGCCTCGTCGAGGACCTTCTGGGGGAACTCGTCACGGATCTCGAACTTCTCGAAGAGTTGCTCTCGCTTGTTCTCGAGGTGGCGCGCGAGCTCCTCGTCGATCTCGACGGGGCCCTGGCCTTCCGCAGTCCCGGCCGCGGCCTGCGCGCTCTGTTTGTCGTTCATATCACTGGCCTACGCCCGGCCGGCACGAAAACGTGTCGGGGTGACCGCGCCGTGGCGGCGGTCCCCTCAGGACTGCTCCGAGGTCCCGTAGCGCTCCTCGACGAGTCGGTCGTACGTCTCGAGGAACTCCTCCTGTGTCATCTCGGCGCCGTCGATCTCACAGAGCAGTGACTCCAGTTCGTCTCGCGGCTGGTGGCACTCGGCGCGGTAGCACGGTTTGCAGAGGAACTCGAACTCCTTGCCGGTGCGCTCCCAGCGGTTGCCGTACTTGTCGTACTCCCGTGCGTTTCGACGTGGAACGTCCTCGCCACAGGAGATGCACGTGACGGTATCGTCTCCCCGGTCTGTCCGGGAACCCCACATACATCGACAGATGCAGGGGAGGGTTAAAGCCCTTGTCGCGGTGTGGCGTGACACCCGGCCACCGTGCCCCCGGACCGCCGTCGTCCCGGCGAGAGCGCGTCGTTTATGCGCCTCCCCGCCGACCGCCCGAGTATGCAGGTCAAGTCACGCCACCACCTTCGCAGCGACGACGTGAGCGAGGTCGAGTCGGCCATCGCGGACCAGCTCGGCGTCGACCTCGACGGAGACGCCTACGAACTCGTCGAACTCGACGGGAGCGAGTTCGACCTCGTGCTCGTCGACGGCGACCCGCAGGTCTGCTACGTCGAGGACGAACCGTTCCTCACCGTCGCGGGCGCGAACGCCCACGAGGTGACCCGCCGCGTCGTGACTGTCGACGCCGGCGCCATCTCGTTCGTCTCCGGCGGCGCGGACGTGATGCGGCCGGGCATCGTCGAGGCGGATTCGGCCATCGCCGCGGGCGATCTGGTCGTCATCGCCGAGGAGACCCACGGGAAGGTGCTCGCCATCGGGCGCGCACTCACCGGCGGTGACGACATGGTCGGCGACTCCGGCAAGGTCGTCGAGTCGCTCCACCACGTCGGCGACGACCTCTACGAGTTCAAGGTCTGAACCCGCCGCAGTCTCTCGATCTCTGGGTCGGTGGCGCCGGGACGTTCCGCGTCCATGAGGAATCAGGCACGCCACTCAACCGTCCTGCGACCGTCGGTCCACACGAGACAGGGCATCCCCCTCGTCTCACAGTGCCTCTGCGGCGCCGCGCCCGCGGCGCCATCTTCACGTACCAGACGGCGAGTGACGACGCGGTCCCGGCCCGCTCAGGCGTCCGAGACCGCGTCCATGTCGTCGTCCTCGTAGGCGTCGCCGTACTTCTCCAGTGCCGCCTCGAACCCCTCGCGCGCCAGTTCGTACGTCTCGCGCAGGTCGACGATTGGCGTCTCGGTCGCGTCGACCCGCAGGTCGTCGTAGTACGGTTCGGGGTCCCGCTCCTCGGTCGTCTCGACCACCAGCGCCGCGCTCTGGATGGGGAGGTCCTCGCGTTTGTCGCCGCCCTCCGCGTGGCCGGCCTCGAGCGCGTCGACCAGTCGCTTCGCCAGCGGCTCGTCGCGGTCGCCCGCCTCGTAGGCTTCGGCGACGGCGTCGACGACGGCCTCGCCAGTGAGCAGGTTCCCGGCGACGGTGTAGTTCTCGCCGACGCGGTCGCCGGCCCAGTCCATGCACTCCTCGCCGGTGAACGCGAAGCTCCCCTCGGTGCCGACGCCGTGGAGCTGCCGGGCCGGCGCGTTGTCGTCCGCGTTGAGCAGGCCCTGCAGGGCGTCCTCGACCGCGAGCCCGTCGTCGAGGTACTCGACGCCCTTCTCGCCGAGGCGGACGTTCGTCAGGCTCTGGGTGGCGACCGCCCCGTTCTCGCTGGCCCAGGGACACAGCGTCCCGACGCCCGGGAGCCGGGTCGTAACGGCCACGCCGAAGCGGGTCTGCTCCTCGCCCTCGTCGTCCTCGTACGTCTCGCGCACGCAGATGCTGAAGGTCATACCTGGGTCTGTCGCGCGAGAGGCGAAAAAGGTCCGTGTCGCGGGTCAGACCCGCGGGTCGTCGAGCTGTACGGGCCGGATGGCGGTCGCGGTCGCGCCCGTCTCGTCGCGCGCCGTCACGCGCACGAGCACCCGCCCGGACCGGGTGGTCCGCGCGTCGTCGTTGACGCCGACCGCGGTGGTCCCGGCTGCCTCCTCGCCCTCGACGCCCACGGTCACGGCGTTCCGTTCGCTGTTCTGGCCGATGACGCAGACGGTGACGTCCGCGAGGTCGCCGTCCGAATCGGACGCCGCCCACGAGACGACGACCGCCTGTCCGTCGGTGTCTGTGTCGGTCAGGACGGCGTCGAGTGTGACGCCGTCCACGCGGGGCGGGCACGGCTGTGTGGCGCGTGCCGAGTGTTCGCCAGCTGTCCGGGTCGCGTCGGCGTCGTCCGTCGACAGGCGCCTCGTTCTGTCCCCTGTCATTCGTGTTCACCTAGACAGAGGGTCGCATGGGTCATGAGGCCCCCACGGACCGCCCCGTGAGTACCGGGACGTGAGGCAGGGCCCGCCGAAGCGCCGCCGGAACCGCGTCGAACTGCCACGACAGCCCAGACGGTTCGGCGCGCGGACAGGTGTCCGACGCAAGAACTATACTCGTCCCGACGGACGTTCTCCCGTATGGGATTCATGTCCAAGATCCTCGGCACGAACGGCTCGCGTAGCACCGAGGACTATCTGGAACTCGATCTCGACGACTTCGACACCGTCTCCGGCGAGGCAGCGATGGAGGTTCACATCGCCGAGGTCGCCGGGCAGGCAGACGCCATCGACATCAAGGACGCCGTCTACGACGGCGACCTCGTCATCGCCGACATCACGCGCCTGCGAACCGAGGACCGGACCGTCGACCACATCATCGACGAGCTCCGCCAGGTCGCACAGGAGGTCGGCGGCGACATCGTCCAGAAGGGCGACGACCAGCTCATCGTCACGCCGACCGGCGTCCAGATCAGCCGCGAGAAGCTCGGGCGCGACTGACCCTCTCTCGTCAGTGGTGCCGCGCCGGCGAGCCACCTTTTATATCCGATTCCGCGACCAGTCCCAGCGTGTCCTGACGACAGCGACCGTCCCGGGGCTGGGCGGGTGTGCAGTCTCCCCGGACGGACGCCACCGAGAGCCGTGACTGCCTGTTCGCAACAGACCGCAGCCAGTGGCGATGCCGCGGATGCCGGGCGAGAACGCCCGCGCTAGAAGTGGTCCTTGCCGGGGTTCGAAGAGCCCCAGTCGCCGCGTCCACCCTCGGTCCGGTCGACGCCCATGATGGACTCGGCCTGCTCGACGCCGAGTGATTCGCCCGTCTCGGGCACCCGGACGGTCACGTCCTCGATCTCCGGCCACTTGTACAGTTCCGCCTCGATGTTGCCGGTCGTGATGTCGGCCACGGAGCAGCCGCTACAGCCGCCGCCGAGTTCGATGACGACCTCGCCGGTCTCGGGGTCGGCCTCGCGGACGGCGCTCGTCCCGCCGTGCATCTGGATGATGGGCATCTCGCGTTCGAGCCACCGTTCGAGGCGCTCCTTCAGCGTGTCCCCCTCGGCGTCAGAGGAGTCGGTACTCATTACTCGTGTGTAGGTCGTCCGGACGTGAGAAAGCTTTGGGTATCGTTCGCACGATTCCACAGGAACGACCGTGAGGGACCGGCTATTCCGGCTTCCGGCGACCGAGCAGTCTGGCGCCGGCCAGCCCGGCACCGACGAGCGTCGCGACCACGCCGAAACCGGGGGTCGAGCCGGCCGCGGCGTCGTCCTCGGTCGCTGTGGGCGTCCGTGTCGGTGTCGCGGTCGGTGTCGCGGTGGGCGTGGCCGTCGGCGTCCGGGTCGCCGTCGTCGTCGTCCCTGTTGCCGGCCGGTCCTCGCCCCACCACACGTCGGTCGGGAGCTCGGTCATCTCGCCCGCGGCATCGGGGAACGTCAGCAGGCCCTCGGACGAGACCCCGGCGACCTGGTGCGCCGAGGCGACGAAGAAGTCGCCCGCGACCGCGGTCCGGGCGGTCCAGAACGCGTACGTCTCCGGCTCGGCCCACCACGTGAGACGTTCGGGGTTCGCCGGGTCCGAGACGTCGTGGATCGTCACACCGCCCTGGTACCAGCTGGTGTAGAGCCGGTCGCCGCGCAGCTCGAAGTTGTGCGCAGTCGTCCAGGTGCCGTTCCCGTAGGTGTTGTTCGGCGAGTTCGGTGGTTCGATGGTCGATAGCTTCCGGGGGTCGGCCCTGTCGCTGATGTCGAACAGTTCGAGCCCCGAGGGTCCGCCCTCGTCGTCCTCGGTGTTCGCGTCCCACGACTCGCCACCCTCGACCATGACGGTGGCGTCGTCGTTCACCGTGACGTAGTGGTCGTTCCCGGCCGGTTCGAAGTACTTCGCCCGGCTCAGGTCGTCGAGTTCGTCGCGGGTGTAGTCACCCTTGCGCCCGACGAAGGTGGGGTTCGCCGGGTCGCTGACGTCGAGGATGAAGACGCCGGCGTCCCAGTAGGCGCAGTAGGCGTGGTCGCCCTGGACGTAGAGGTCGTGCAACACGGTGTTCGGCGGGACCTCCTCCCAGTCGGCGCTCCAGTCGCCGGGCGTCCACGTCGCGAGGCGCTCGAAGGGCGGTTCCGAGACGTCGACGATGTCGACCGCGTAGCCGCCGGTGAGGTAGGCCACGCCGTCGAGCAGGTGGGCGTTGTGGTTCCCGTGGGAGGGCGTCTCGAACCACTCGCCGACCTGTTCGGGGCTGGCGGGGTCGGAGACGTCGAAGACGAAGATGCCGCGGGGGCCGCCGTTCTGGGCGGCCGTCGGGACCAGCACGCGGTCGTCCTCGTACTTCACGTCGAGGACCTCACGGACGCTGGTCCCCTCGGGGTCGGTGAGGTTCGCGGCGTCGCCGAGCAGGGTCGGGTCGGTCGGGTCCGAGATGTCGACCGAGACGAAGCCGGAACCGACTGCCACGTAGGCCACGGTGCCGTCCTCGTTCACGACGGCTTCGGCCGCGCCCTGGAGTTCGATGCTGCCGAGGGGTTCGTACCCGGCCCGTGTCCCGGTCGTCCCGGCGGCGACACCGCCGAGCGTCGGGAGGGTGAGCGCACCGGCCCCGGCGCGCAGCACGGTTCGTCTGTCGATTCGGGAGGGGGACTCGTCCATGGTCCGGGTGACGACTGTGCGGAGATAAGTCTGTCCGAACGACCGGGAAGCATGATGTTTCTGGCTGTCAGTCCTGTTCCCGCCGGCGTCGGCGGCGCCGGAGATAGCCGGCCGCGCCGACGCCCATCCCGACCAGCGTCGCGACCGGGCCGAAGCCGGGGATGGCCTCGTCGGGCGAGCCTCCCGTGTCGCCCGCGGTGGTCGTCGTGGTCGCTGGAGTCTGCTCGTCGCCGGCTGTCGTGGTGGTCCGCGTCGTCGCCGACGTGGTGGTGGTCCGCGTCGTCGCCGACGTGGTGGTGGTCCGCGTCGTCGCCGACGTGGTGGTGGTCCGCGTCGTCGTCCGTGTCGGCAGGTCGTCCTCGGGCGCGACGACCAGCGACGAGGGGTCGACTTGCTCGCCGGCGCGGTCCGGGAACGTGTACAGTCCGCTCGTGTTCGTCCCCGGGACCGCGTACGCGGAGGCGACGAAGAACTCGTCGTCCACGGCCAGGCGAGCCGTCCAGAACGCCAGCTCGTCGGGGTCGCGCCACCAGACGAGGCGGTCGGGGTTCGCCGGGTCCGAGATGTCGTGGATCATCACGCCGCCCTGGTACCACGAGGAGTAGAGGCGGTCGCCCGTGAGCTCGAAGTTGTGCGAGGTGGTCCAGGTCCCGGCGCTGTAGCTGGCGTCCGCCGTCTTCGGTGGCTCGATGGTCGCGAGCTTCTCGGGGCTCGCGGGGTCCGAGAGGTCGAACAGCTCGATACCGGAGGGGCCGCCCTCGCCGTCGTCGGACTGGAGGTCCCAGGACTCGCCACCTTCGGCCATGATGCTGGCGTCGTCGTTCACCGCGACGTAGTGGGCGTTCCCCGGTGGTTCGAGCCCCGCGCTCTGTGGCAGGTCCTGCAGTTCCTCTGGCGTGTAGTCGCCGACGTGGCCGACGAACCTGGGGTCGGTCCGGTCGCTGACGTCGAGGACGAAGACGCCGGCGTCCCAGTAGGCGCAGTAGGCGTAGTCGCCCTGGACGGTCACGTCGTGGAGCGTCTGGAACGACTCGAAGTCCTCCCAGCCGTGGCCGTAGTCGATGGGCGACCAGCGACTCCCCGGCTGGGGGTCGGTCGGGTCGGTCACGTCCACGATGGACAGCGGGTTCCGCGCCCCGTTCAGCCCGGTCGCGTAGACGTACGAGCCGTCGAAGTCGACGTTGTGGAGCACGAAGGGCATCGAGTACCACGAGAGTCGCTCGGGGCTCGCGGGGTCCGTCACGTCGTACAGGAAGAAGCCCGCGATGGGGCCGGACTGGGCCGGCCCGGGCACGACCAGCAGGTCGTCGGCGTACTTCACGTCGAGGATCGTCTGGAGGGTCTGGTCGCTGCCCTCGGGGGAGAGCCCGCGACGCTCGGCGAGGACGCTAGGGGAGGTGGGGTCGGCGATATCCACGGTCGCGAACCCGTCGCCGACGGCGAGGAAGGCCACGGTGCCGTCCTCGTTCACGACGGCTTCGGCCGCGCCGTCGATGGTGACACTGCCGAGTGGTTCGTACGGGGTGGTCGTGTGGGTGGTGTCGTCTCGGCGGGCGGTCGCCGCACCGCCGACCAGGGGAAGGGAGAGCGCGCCCACCCCGGCGCGCAGGACGTCTCGGCGTCGCATATGCGAGGCTTCGGCCGAGACGAGTTAAATCGGCTGCCTGTTCAGTCGCGCTTGCCGAGGAACCGGGCGGCACCCAGCCCGAGGCCGGCCACGGTCGCGAGGACGCCGAAGCCGGGCGTGCTGCCCTCGCTGCCGCCGTCGTCGCCACCGTCGCCACCGGACGTGGCGGTGGTGCCGCCGCTCGTCGTGGTGGTCGGTTCGGCGGTCGTGGTCGTCTCCGGCGGGTCGCTGGTGGTCGGCTGTGCCGTCGTCGACTGGCTGGTCGTGGTCGTCTGGTTCTGCTTGGCGACGTACTCCGGCCAGTCGCTCTCGGTGACGCGGCTGCTGTTCGACGGGGCGGTGAACACGCCCGGCGGGTCGGCCATCTCGGCCGCCGTGTCGGGGAACGTCACGAGGCCGCCGGTGTTGTCCTTGCCGGGGCCCATGTTGCCGGCGACGAAGAAGTCGCGGTCGCCCGTGAACTTAGCGCCCCAGAACTGCTGGGACTCGGGGTCGCGCCACCAGGCGAGGCGCTCGGGGCTCGCCGGGTCGGAGACGTCGTGGATCATCACGCCGCCGTAGTACCAGCTGGTGTAGAGCCGGCCGTCGTGCACGTCGAAGTTGTGCGAGGTGGTGAACTTGCCCTGGAAGCTCTCGTCGGGCGAGCCGGGCGCGCGGATGGTCGTGAGCTCCTCGGGGTTGGCCTTGTCGCTGATGTCCCAGACGTCGATGCCGGAGGCACCGCGGGTGTCGTCGTCGGGCTTCAGGTCCCAGGACTCGGCGCCGACGTACAGGGTCTCCGCGGACTCGTCGACCGTGACGTAGTGGTTGTTGCCCGGGGGCTGGATGCCGATGCGGCTGAAGTCCTCCTGCTTGAGCTGGGAGAGCTTCGCGGCGTCGAGGCCGCCCAGCCGGGAGACGACCTCGGGGTTCGCCTTGTCCGAGATGTCGACGATGAACGTCCCGGCCTCCCAGTTGGCGAAGTAGGCGTAGTCGCCCTGCACCCAGAGGTCGTGGAGGCTGCGGAGCCAGCCGTGGACGTCCTGCCACCTCTCGTCGTGGTCGACGATACCGAAATCGCTGACCTCGGTGAAACTGTCGTCGGAGACGTCGAAGATGCGCATCGACTCCCTGTCGAAGTCACTGCGCGTGAGGTAGGCGTACCCGTCGACGAAGAAGGAGTTGTGGATGGGGTGGTCGACCTTCTTGACCGCCAGCTGTTCGGGGTTGGCGGGGTCGGACACGTCGTACAGCAGGGCGGCCTTGACGAGCTTGTCCCGGCTGGGGCTGTTCGGGCCGACCACGAGGAGGCGGTCACCGTCGACCTTCACGTCGGCGACCATCTTCATGGGGCCGTTCTCGGCGTCGGCGAGCAGGTCGCGCTGGTCGGCGACGACGGTCGGCGTCGCGGGGTCGCTCACGTCGACGGCGGTGAAGCCGGTCCCGTTGGCGACGTAGGCGGTCTGCCCGTCGTCGCCGACGGTCACTTCCTGTGTCCCTTCGACGGCCGCACTGCCGAGGGGAGCGTACGATTCGGTAGGGAGGGCGGTTGCGACCGAGCCGACCGCGCTCGCAGCGAGCACGCCAGCACCGGTTCGCAGGACGTCTCTGCGTCGCATACCGCGACGGACGATTTGTACGGTTGAAAAACTGTGGGAATGTAAGCATCTATTTGTGTTATGGACTGTCACGGTATCGACAACGAGAACAGGGTGGGGCGTACAGCGGGCAGGGAGGCGGGCAGTCGCGGAGGCGCCCTACCGACGGAGCTTCGACCGGTCGCCGGTGCCGGCGGTCAGCGCGCTCGCCAGCGCGCCCTTGACGACAACGTCGTCGCCGAGTGTGGTCAGCTGGATGTCGGGGACGTTCGTCATCACCATGTCGTCGACGCGCTCGCGGATGGGGTCCA contains:
- a CDS encoding RNB domain-containing ribonuclease translates to MNDKQSAQAAAGTAEGQGPVEIDEELARHLENKREQLFEKFEIRDEFPQKVLDEAEERTTDVQQEIQDELDEREDLRDLTTWTTDPVDAQDFDDAISIRENEETYTLWVHIADVTHYVHPESAMWEEAVERGNTVYLPAYTIHMLPPMLAETVCSLVPNEDRLAHTVEMELDKETLSYDEIDIYKSVIHSDERLTYTQTEKRLDEEDAALHDEISLVFDVADRLHEQRKEDGSLVLNPRRDRAHTIIEECMLKANKAVTHVLMWNRGVEAMYRVHPQPTPDEWDKALVEIQDLDGVSIPGDSWDDPRRAVNATLETAPERQLGKIQWAVMKVMPRAKYMSDPFGGHHALNFDIYGHFTSPIRRLSDLINHYIVYTNDVPEDLAALCSAASDKQKAAETCEREYKQFLQEVGLDPNAVNNRGIRVVEDDEEEEHTAE
- a CDS encoding cell division protein SepF, with the translated sequence MGFMSKILGTNGSRSTEDYLELDLDDFDTVSGEAAMEVHIAEVAGQADAIDIKDAVYDGDLVIADITRLRTEDRTVDHIIDELRQVAQEVGGDIVQKGDDQLIVTPTGVQISREKLGRD
- a CDS encoding LVIVD repeat-containing protein — its product is MRRRDVLRAGVGALSLPLVGGAATARRDDTTHTTTPYEPLGSVTIDGAAEAVVNEDGTVAFLAVGDGFATVDIADPTSPSVLAERRGLSPEGSDQTLQTILDVKYADDLLVVPGPAQSGPIAGFFLYDVTDPASPERLSWYSMPFVLHNVDFDGSYVYATGLNGARNPLSIVDVTDPTDPQPGSRWSPIDYGHGWEDFESFQTLHDVTVQGDYAYCAYWDAGVFVLDVSDRTDPRFVGHVGDYTPEELQDLPQSAGLEPPGNAHYVAVNDDASIMAEGGESWDLQSDDGEGGPSGIELFDLSDPASPEKLATIEPPKTADASYSAGTWTTSHNFELTGDRLYSSWYQGGVMIHDISDPANPDRLVWWRDPDELAFWTARLAVDDEFFVASAYAVPGTNTSGLYTFPDRAGEQVDPSSLVVAPEDDLPTRTTTRTTTTSATTRTTTTSATTRTTTTSATTRTTTTAGDEQTPATTTTTAGDTGGSPDEAIPGFGPVATLVGMGVGAAGYLRRRRRRREQD
- a CDS encoding RNA-binding protein, which codes for MQVKSRHHLRSDDVSEVESAIADQLGVDLDGDAYELVELDGSEFDLVLVDGDPQVCYVEDEPFLTVAGANAHEVTRRVVTVDAGAISFVSGGADVMRPGIVEADSAIAAGDLVVIAEETHGKVLAIGRALTGGDDMVGDSGKVVESLHHVGDDLYEFKV
- a CDS encoding NifU family protein; translated protein: MSTDSSDAEGDTLKERLERWLEREMPIIQMHGGTSAVREADPETGEVVIELGGGCSGCSVADITTGNIEAELYKWPEIEDVTVRVPETGESLGVEQAESIMGVDRTEGGRGDWGSSNPGKDHF
- a CDS encoding LVIVD repeat-containing protein codes for the protein MRRRDVLRTGAGVLAASAVGSVATALPTESYAPLGSAAVEGTQEVTVGDDGQTAYVANGTGFTAVDVSDPATPTVVADQRDLLADAENGPMKMVADVKVDGDRLLVVGPNSPSRDKLVKAALLYDVSDPANPEQLAVKKVDHPIHNSFFVDGYAYLTRSDFDRESMRIFDVSDDSFTEVSDFGIVDHDERWQDVHGWLRSLHDLWVQGDYAYFANWEAGTFIVDISDKANPEVVSRLGGLDAAKLSQLKQEDFSRIGIQPPGNNHYVTVDESAETLYVGAESWDLKPDDDTRGASGIDVWDISDKANPEELTTIRAPGSPDESFQGKFTTSHNFDVHDGRLYTSWYYGGVMIHDVSDPASPERLAWWRDPESQQFWGAKFTGDRDFFVAGNMGPGKDNTGGLVTFPDTAAEMADPPGVFTAPSNSSRVTESDWPEYVAKQNQTTTTSQSTTAQPTTSDPPETTTTAEPTTTTSGGTTATSGGDGGDDGGSEGSTPGFGVLATVAGLGLGAARFLGKRD
- a CDS encoding LVIVD repeat-containing protein, yielding MDESPSRIDRRTVLRAGAGALTLPTLGGVAAGTTGTRAGYEPLGSIELQGAAEAVVNEDGTVAYVAVGSGFVSVDISDPTDPTLLGDAANLTDPEGTSVREVLDVKYEDDRVLVPTAAQNGGPRGIFVFDVSDPASPEQVGEWFETPSHGNHNAHLLDGVAYLTGGYAVDIVDVSEPPFERLATWTPGDWSADWEEVPPNTVLHDLYVQGDHAYCAYWDAGVFILDVSDPANPTFVGRKGDYTRDELDDLSRAKYFEPAGNDHYVTVNDDATVMVEGGESWDANTEDDEGGPSGLELFDISDRADPRKLSTIEPPNSPNNTYGNGTWTTAHNFELRGDRLYTSWYQGGVTIHDVSDPANPERLTWWAEPETYAFWTARTAVAGDFFVASAHQVAGVSSEGLLTFPDAAGEMTELPTDVWWGEDRPATGTTTTATRTPTATPTATPTATPTRTPTATEDDAAAGSTPGFGVVATLVGAGLAGARLLGRRKPE
- a CDS encoding DUF1028 domain-containing protein is translated as MTFSICVRETYEDDEGEEQTRFGVAVTTRLPGVGTLCPWASENGAVATQSLTNVRLGEKGVEYLDDGLAVEDALQGLLNADDNAPARQLHGVGTEGSFAFTGEECMDWAGDRVGENYTVAGNLLTGEAVVDAVAEAYEAGDRDEPLAKRLVDALEAGHAEGGDKREDLPIQSAALVVETTEERDPEPYYDDLRVDATETPIVDLRETYELAREGFEAALEKYGDAYEDDDMDAVSDA
- a CDS encoding DUF7562 family protein, with the protein product MWGSRTDRGDDTVTCISCGEDVPRRNAREYDKYGNRWERTGKEFEFLCKPCYRAECHQPRDELESLLCEIDGAEMTQEEFLETYDRLVEERYGTSEQS